The genome window TTATCACAGGTGTGGGCCTAACTGCACCAAATGGAAATAGCTTAAAAGAATTCCGTTCAGCACTTTTAGAGCAGAAGTCAGGAATCACTTACGAAGATGTACGCTTTATGGGACAGATCCCTGTTGGTAAATGTGACTTTGACGAAAGAAAACATCAAAAAGGTAAAATGAGAAAACGTGGAACACGTGTTGGTGGAATCTCTGTTTACTGCTCAAAAGAAGCATTAGACGATGCTGGATTAGATATCAATTCTATGGATAAATCTCGTATTGGGATTTATCTGGGAATTACAGAACATGGCCCAGTTGAGACAGAGGAAGAATTATTCCAATTCTATAAGAATAACGATGAGAAGCCAGAGCTATGGACTCATCACCATAACCCAAGAACAGTTGCCAATGCTCCAGCAGGAGAGGTTTCGTTAAACCTTGGGATCACAGGCCCACATTATACAATTGGCGCGGCATGTGCCGCTGGAAATATGGGGGTTATCCAAGCAGTTCAAATGCTTCAACTTGGTGAAGTTGACCTTGCCCTTGCTGGTGGTGTATCAGAATCATCTAATTCATTTGGAAATCACGTATCTTTTAAAGCTCAAGGCGCACTAGCAGATTACCCAGAAGATCAAACTCGTGCTTCTCGCCCATTAGATAATAATAGAAATGGAATTGTTATCTCAGAAGGTGGATGTGTTTATACACTAGAGCGACTTGAGGACGCTCTTGCTCGAGGTGCAAAGATTTATGGTGAAATTGCTGGCTACCATACAAATAGTGATGCAACGGACTTTGTACTTCCAAATCCTGAGCGTCAAATGGAATGTGTCCATAAGGCCATCGCCAAAGCGGGAATTACGATTAACGATATTGATCTTGTAAATCTACACGCTACAGGGACAAAGATGGGAGATATTCAAGAAGTTGCAGGTATCAAAGAGGCATTCAAAGACTCACCAGAAGTCGCTGTTAATTGTACGAAAGGCCTAATCGGTCATGCGATGGGAGCAGCTGGAGCACTAGAGTTGGCCGGTAACCTTCCAAGTTTTGAAGACGGGCTTGTTCACCCATGTCACAAGATCGATGAAATTGATCCAGAGTGTGCCATGGATCAACTCGTTCTTGAAGCACCACTAAAAAAAGACGTTAAATATATCCTTAATAACTCATTTGGTATGTTAGGGATCAATTCAACTTTAATTATAAAGAAATACGAAGCAAAAGCTTAATTTTAAAAATCATTGAAAAGACAGGAGATTAAAATGACACCAGAACAAGTAAGAGAAATCGTAGTTAATATTATCGCAGACATTGCAGTTGATGATGATGTAACAACAATTGATGATGCAACTCCACTAAGAGATCAACTAGACCTAGATTCTATGGACTTCCTTGATATCGTTATGGAACTTAAGAAACAACACTCGATTGAAGTACCTCAAGAAGATTACCCAGAGCTAGCTTCTATGAATTCTTGTGTTGCTTACCTTACACCAAAATTTCAATAAGCTTGATAAGGGCCACTTAGGTGGCCTTATTTTTAAAAGAAATAATTATGACTCAAAAATATGATGTAATAGTAATTGGCGCTGGAATGAGCGGCCTTGCAGCAAGTATAAGGCTTGCAATGTTTGGTAAAAAAGTCGTCTGCCTTGAAAAGCATTCAATCTCTGGAGGGCTCAACTCATACTACAGACGTGGTAAGAGAAATTTTGATGTTGGCCTTCACGCCCTTACAAATTTCGCCCAAAGAGGAGAAAGAGGAAGGCCTCTTACAAAACTTCTTAAGCAACTTAGAATCCCTTGGGCAGAGCTTGCTCTTATTGAACAAAAGCAATCAAAGATCATCTTCCCAGAAACGAGTCTTACATTTACAAACGATTTTGCGCAACTAACGCAAGACATAGCAGAGAAGTTTCCTGCATCCATTGATGAATTCAACCAATTTGTCGCCTATATTAGAGACTTCAATGAAGTCGCCCTAAATAATGAAACATTCATGGCAAAAGATGTTGCCAGAAAATATATAAAGAACGAAAAGCTTATTTCCATGATCTTT of Bacteriovorax sp. BAL6_X contains these proteins:
- a CDS encoding beta-ketoacyl synthase — encoded protein: MNLSRVVITGVGLTAPNGNSLKEFRSALLEQKSGITYEDVRFMGQIPVGKCDFDERKHQKGKMRKRGTRVGGISVYCSKEALDDAGLDINSMDKSRIGIYLGITEHGPVETEEELFQFYKNNDEKPELWTHHHNPRTVANAPAGEVSLNLGITGPHYTIGAACAAGNMGVIQAVQMLQLGEVDLALAGGVSESSNSFGNHVSFKAQGALADYPEDQTRASRPLDNNRNGIVISEGGCVYTLERLEDALARGAKIYGEIAGYHTNSDATDFVLPNPERQMECVHKAIAKAGITINDIDLVNLHATGTKMGDIQEVAGIKEAFKDSPEVAVNCTKGLIGHAMGAAGALELAGNLPSFEDGLVHPCHKIDEIDPECAMDQLVLEAPLKKDVKYILNNSFGMLGINSTLIIKKYEAKA
- a CDS encoding acyl carrier protein, with product MTPEQVREIVVNIIADIAVDDDVTTIDDATPLRDQLDLDSMDFLDIVMELKKQHSIEVPQEDYPELASMNSCVAYLTPKFQ